Proteins encoded in a region of the Raphanus sativus cultivar WK10039 chromosome 8, ASM80110v3, whole genome shotgun sequence genome:
- the LOC108820783 gene encoding uncharacterized protein LOC108820783 has product MHPPLTPHRHPMCLEIIEEFQKCHLEHPIGKFFGECTELKVKLDRCFRQEKAVKRKVNFEQSKKRQERLKTIRKEETAET; this is encoded by the exons ATGCATCCTCCACTTACACCACATAGACATCCAATGTGTCTGGAG ATAATTGAGGAGTTCCAAAAGTGTCACTTAGAGCACCCCATTGGGAAATTCTTCGGAGAGTGTACAGAGCTGAAAGTAAAGCTTGATCGGTGTTTCCGCCAAGAG AAAGCTGTAAAGCGGAAGGTAAATTTCGAACAGAGCAAGAAACGTCAGGAAAGGCTGAAAACTATAAGGAAAGAAGAAACTGCGGAGACTTGA